CCCGCTATAGTTTTGTCTACGTTCATCGGCCGCCTGTTGGGGCAGCACCGCAGACACGGATAATCCGCACCGTTGATAAAACGGTGCCATTAATGTCGCATCACGCTCGGCCAGATAGTCATTGGCCGTCACCATATGACAGGGTCTGCCTGTCCATCCGTACAACGCTCCCACCAGCGCAAGCGCCAGGGTTTTACCTTCACCGGGTGCCAGCTGGACCACTGCGCCCTGGTGCATGGCAAGTGCCGCCATATGCTGAACCCGATACGGCGTCATGCCCAGCTCCCGCTCCATGCAGACCGATAACAAGGCCAGTGCACCGGATCTGTTTTTTACGGTCTCCGGTCGACAGTCCGTTCCCCAGTCCCGGGAAAAAATATGCTGAAATTGTTCTATTTCTCTGGTCAGGGCATTATCACTTAACTTCCGGAAACGGTCCAGATGTCCCTCCAGGGCAAGCAGTTGAGCCCGGCGTCTTTTTCGGGTATACCCCAAACGATGTGCCACCCACTTTTTTATACGGCCCCGGGTCTGACCCGGCAGGGGCTTAGTCGATCGTGGAGGGTACCATGGTGCGCTAAGAATTGGCTGTGTCAAAATGAAAGTCCATAGCGTTTCTGGGCGAGTTGACGCAATTTTCTGCGGGCCTGAACAAAGAGCGGTCTAGGGGTTTGACCTATCCTCAAGGTGCCGGACAAACCGTGCATCAGCCTGAGCGGTATGGCCGAAGAAACCTGCGGAAGGGCGGCCCGCACTTCAAAAAAACCTTCAGGAGCCAGTTGCCCTCCCTTGTCATCGGACATGGTGGCGATGGCGCCGCCGCCGGCCCAGCCCAGCGCGGCGGAAGCCAGCCGTTCCCGCCGGAACGGGATCAGTTTCAACTTTTGGGCAGGCAGATACAGACCCTGATCCGCCTGGCCCCGAAGACGAAGTTCTACGGTTGACAAGGGGCTGCCGAACAGCTCATTGGCCTGTTCCTGGGAAACAACCGCCGTAAAGCGAAACGGTGTATCACCGATCAGGCGTCCGAGCAGTTGCCCCCTGGTAAACCAGTTATTCAGCTTTTCGGAAAGCTGTGGCGCCACCCAGACCCCATCTGCCGGGGCATGAATGACAAGTTGCGCATGTTGACGGTCCAGTTCTGCCAGTCGGGCCTTAAGCATGGCCATCTGCTGTTTTAGCGGCGCTATATCTGCCGGAGATTTCCACAGCACTTTACGCATTAGATGGGAATTTTCTAAAATCATATTCCGGGTCAACGTCTGGTCTGTCTTAAGATCCGGATTTATCAGTTCAACCAGGACCTGCCCGGTCCTGATCCGTTGTCCCGGCTGAATGTGAATCCGGTGAAGAATACCGGAAACATTTGTCGTCACTGGATGAAAGGAGACAGCTTCGATGACGCCCGGCGCTTTGATATTCACGGGAAAAGGGACCTTTCCCACGATACTAACCCCGGTAAAAATCAGCAGCAAGGTCATCCACACGGCCCGCTGGCGATGGGTCTGAATTTCCGGGCTCAGCAGGTATTCAAAAATCTTCCAGGCCGGCCGCACACCCCAGATAATAAGCGAAGAGATGATCAGCACCACCCCCACGGCAAAAAATCGATCCAGCACGATTAATATAATAAAAAAACTGAGCACCAGACGATATAGTGTGGCCAGGATACCGTACAAGGTCAGCCACACAGCCTGGGTGCGGTCTATTGCTGTAGAGACCACTGAATCCGATCCCATCAAGTACCGTTTAAGCAGATACATACAATGGCCGCCGGCTTTTTGCGACAGGTTGGGGATATCCAAAAGATCCGACAAAATAAAATACGCATCATATCGTAACAGGGGATTTCCATTGAACAGCAGGCTTGAGACCGATCCCACCAACATCACATTAAATGCCAGACTGTGAAGGGTTCCGGCCCCGGTGCGTGCCCAGACAACAGCGGCCAGGGCTGCGGCAAACAGCTCCGCCGTCATGCCGGCACAACTGACAATGATACGCTGCCGACGCTCCCTGAAGGCCCAGGACGCTGTCGCATCCATATACGGCAGAGGGACAAACACCAGAAACATGACGCCCATCACATGGACATCACCACCGTAACGCTTGCAGGCCAAGGCATGAGACAGCTCATGCAGAATTTTCAGGCCGGCAATGCACAGGTAAAGCCAGGGTAGATTTTCCACGGCCAGAATACCCTGGGTCTGTTCGGACAGTGCGTGACTGTTTTGAACCACCGACAGCAGTCCAAACACAATGGCTGCCGTCCAGATAAAAAAAGCGGGAAGGCTGATGCCTATCCGGGCCAGATGTTTGATTCGATTGAGCCGATCGTTGGGATTGACCAGGGGAATACGAACAAAAAGAAATGATGCGATTTTTGTATAAAATGTTTTTCTGGCAATACGTTTTTCCCGCTCAAAAATACCGGCCCCATCCGGCAGGCTGTTGAAATACAATAGATTGGCGTGGTGGAGCTGGGACAGTATCCGGACCGACTCTTCCTGGCCGGGGGCCTGCTCGGGATAGGTGTCGAGCATGTTGTTCCAGACCTCATCCACCGTCAGTTTCGGTGTCAGGCGCGCCAGAAAAAGGTAGGCTTCTGAACTGATTTTAAAATATTGCCGGGTATAAGGTTCTGTAAGGATGTACCAGGGGGTGCCGTGGATCATCTGCTTGTGGACGCGAACAGACGGCAGCAGGGCGACACGCAGATTGGCCACCTGGTACCACTGCTCGCTGAAGGTTGCCCCGCCTACCACCACAGCCTCATGCGCAGCATATCCGTCAATCGGTAGGTCCACAGCCAGATGATTCTGCGGCGTCCGGCGTTAATTTTGGCAATGCCGCTCATTCCCGGCCGCCACCAGGATTCAGGTGCCTGGTCAAAGGCGACCTTGATGGTAAATTGATTCCCCTGCTGCCCTTTGACATGGGCCATGGGCACAATTCGTGTGATTTTGAAAGGAATTCGCTGGTCCGGCTGGGCCAGCAGAACCATTTCTCCCGTTGCCCGGGGTTCGAGAAAACGGATCAATCGTTCGGGCAGTTCAAGTTCTGCGTATAATCCTTCAATCCGGGCCAGTCGAAAGAGGGCATCACCCTTGCGGACCGGATTTCCCAGAAGGTCTTTGCGTTCTCCTTCAACAATGACCCCGGCAAAGGGGGCGGGGATATCGGCCTGGGTCCGTTGATAATGAATCCGGTCCAGGTTTGCCTGGGATTGTGCCAGACGGGCCTGGGCAATTTCTACGTCAACCAGGTTGTTCTGGGCACGGGCCTTGTCCTCATCAGCCCTGAGGCTGCGCATTCGGGCCTGGATCTCAGCCTCCTGCAATATCAAATCTTTGACATCCAGGCGGGCCATCACCGCGTTTTGTTTGACGGTGTCGCCCAGGGTGGCTTGGACCTGATCCAGATATCCGTCAAAGGGCGCACCGATCAGACGCGTAGAATCGGTTACCAGCACCGCACCCGCCTCCAACCTGAACGGCCAGGTCGCATTACAGACATAAATCAAGACCAGGGCGGCAGTGATGGCGGCTATTTTCTGCCAGACAAATTCAGCGCCTATCCATTGACTGAGTTTTCCGGTGACCCCGTCTGCAACCCTTGCCCCCCACCAGCGGTCATCGGCCCATTTTTGGGCCAGCCACGGCATCAGCATACCAAGCCCGATCATAAGCGCTTCAATGCAATCCCGGTTGAAAGGGATATCCTGCTCCACGATAAGCAACGTCGCCTGGCAGGGCAGGGCGCCCCGGCGCAGCGGCAGCGTGTGTATCCGGGAAGCTCCCATGGTGTTGAGCAGTTGGCGATGCGCAAAAAGAATCTGGTCCGCATCTGTATTGTTGGGATATACCAGATAGCGTTCCTGGTCAAAGGCTTCTTCACAGGTGCTTTCCAAAAGGCGGGTATGGTCTGTCTCAAGTTCAAAACGACTGATGTGGCTGATGGCCTTCAATCGCATGTACCCTTTTTCAAACCAGGCAAGCACCACCTGGGAACTGCCAAGTTGAGCGGCCAGACCGTTGACCAGTACCAGGGCCGCGGCCTGGAAATGCTGCTCGTCCATGACTCGGACCATTAATTCCAGGGTCGTGATCAGATCGTTGTTGGATTGGGTTTCAATTTTTTCAGGGGCTGCCCGAACCAATGCGTTTTGATCCATGACTGCCAGATCAGAGACCAGCATCACCCGAAGCAGCAATTCGGTCATTTGCGCACTTTCCCTGGCCGGGATATTCAACACTGCAACCCGGCAGGGAAGGGCAGACAAATTCATCCCCACCACCTGCCGCAGTTTCCCATCAGGATCACTGCACTTCAAAACCGCCTTGCCGGCGGCGGCCGTTATATTTGTCCGGTAATGTTTGAACAATACTCCGGCCTGCCGGGAAATCCAGTCCATATCTTGGGAATCTGACCCGAGAATTTCAAAAGCCTCATGATTTATCTCTACCAGCAGGCATTGGTCTGCGCGTGAAAGGGCGCTTAAAAG
This window of the uncultured Desulfobacter sp. genome carries:
- a CDS encoding HlyD family efflux transporter periplasmic adaptor subunit, with protein sequence MNVRSVFELLQSLRENPKDPQYWQTYCRLLSALSRADQCLLVEINHEAFEILGSDSQDMDWISRQAGVLFKHYRTNITAAAGKAVLKCSDPDGKLRQVVGMNLSALPCRVAVLNIPARESAQMTELLLRVMLVSDLAVMDQNALVRAAPEKIETQSNNDLITTLELMVRVMDEQHFQAAALVLVNGLAAQLGSSQVVLAWFEKGYMRLKAISHISRFELETDHTRLLESTCEEAFDQERYLVYPNNTDADQILFAHRQLLNTMGASRIHTLPLRRGALPCQATLLIVEQDIPFNRDCIEALMIGLGMLMPWLAQKWADDRWWGARVADGVTGKLSQWIGAEFVWQKIAAITAALVLIYVCNATWPFRLEAGAVLVTDSTRLIGAPFDGYLDQVQATLGDTVKQNAVMARLDVKDLILQEAEIQARMRSLRADEDKARAQNNLVDVEIAQARLAQSQANLDRIHYQRTQADIPAPFAGVIVEGERKDLLGNPVRKGDALFRLARIEGLYAELELPERLIRFLEPRATGEMVLLAQPDQRIPFKITRIVPMAHVKGQQGNQFTIKVAFDQAPESWWRPGMSGIAKINAGRRRIIWLWTYRLTDMLRMRLWW